The Streptomyces sp. NBC_00670 genome window below encodes:
- the selA gene encoding L-seryl-tRNA(Sec) selenium transferase, which produces MPRTDVLLADPRLAAAITRLGPRPVKAAVHRAQRRARHGTVAPEEVADTAVALLPPTAGGLRPVINATGVLLHTNLGRAALSAAARQAVRDAAGPTDVELDLRTGVRARRGRSALEALCGRVPSAAAAHVVNNGAAALLLAATALAAGREIVIGRGEMVEIGDGFRLPDLLVSTGARLREVGTTNRTNAADYADAIGPETAFVLRVHPSNFRVTGFTRAAPTRDLAALGVPLVVDIGSGLLGPHPLLPDEPDAETALRDGAALVTASGDKLLGGPQCGLLLGDGDLVRTLARHPLARALRVDKLALAALEATLTGPETPTARALAADPRALTHRAERLAAELGASGVDVQAVTCTATVGGGGAPGVELPSAALSLPEPYAAALRTGPAPVVGRLEAGRCLLDLRAVEPEDDDRLAEAVRTAAPDGR; this is translated from the coding sequence ATCCCGCGCACGGATGTCCTCCTCGCCGACCCGCGGCTGGCGGCCGCGATCACCCGGCTCGGGCCGCGACCGGTGAAGGCCGCGGTCCACCGGGCGCAGCGGCGCGCACGCCACGGCACCGTCGCCCCCGAGGAGGTGGCGGACACGGCGGTGGCGCTGCTGCCGCCCACGGCCGGCGGGCTGCGCCCGGTGATCAACGCCACCGGGGTGCTGCTCCACACCAACCTCGGCCGGGCCGCGCTGTCGGCCGCGGCCCGGCAGGCGGTCCGGGACGCCGCGGGCCCGACCGACGTCGAACTGGACCTGCGCACCGGCGTCCGCGCCCGTCGCGGCCGTTCCGCCCTGGAAGCGCTGTGCGGACGGGTGCCGTCCGCCGCCGCGGCGCATGTCGTCAACAACGGTGCCGCCGCCCTCCTCCTCGCCGCCACCGCGCTCGCCGCCGGCCGGGAGATCGTCATCGGCCGCGGCGAGATGGTGGAGATCGGGGACGGCTTCCGGCTGCCCGACCTGCTCGTCTCCACCGGAGCACGGCTCCGCGAGGTGGGGACCACCAACCGTACGAACGCCGCGGACTACGCCGACGCGATCGGCCCGGAGACCGCGTTCGTCCTGAGGGTCCACCCCTCCAACTTCCGCGTCACCGGCTTCACCCGCGCCGCCCCGACCCGTGACCTGGCCGCGCTCGGCGTGCCCCTGGTCGTCGACATCGGTTCCGGGCTGCTCGGCCCGCACCCGCTGCTGCCCGACGAGCCCGACGCGGAGACCGCACTGCGGGACGGCGCCGCGCTGGTCACCGCGAGCGGTGACAAACTGCTCGGCGGACCCCAGTGCGGACTCCTCCTCGGCGACGGCGACCTCGTCCGCACCCTGGCCCGGCACCCCCTGGCCCGCGCCCTGCGGGTGGACAAGCTCGCCCTGGCCGCCCTGGAGGCCACCCTCACGGGCCCCGAGACCCCCACCGCCCGGGCCCTGGCCGCCGATCCCCGCGCACTGACGCACCGCGCCGAGCGGCTCGCCGCCGAGCTGGGCGCCAGCGGCGTCGACGTACAGGCCGTGACCTGCACCGCCACCGTCGGCGGCGGAGGCGCGCCGGGAGTGGAACTGCCCAGCGCGGCGCTGTCCCTGCCCGAGCCGTACGCCGCCGCACTGCGCACCGGCCCGGCCCCCGTGGTGGGCCGGCTGGAGGCGGGGCGCTGTCTGCTCGATCTGCGGGCGGTGGAACCGGAGGACGACGACCGGCTCGCCGAGGCGGTGCGGACGGCCGCACCGGACGGGAGGTGA
- a CDS encoding helix-turn-helix transcriptional regulator: MEIDRAGLAAFLRRRRELLQPEDVGLPRGSRRRTSGLRREEVAALCHMSTDYYARLERERGPQPSAQMAASIAQGLHLSLDERDHLFRLAGHNPPVRGSAGAHVGPGLLRILDRLADTPAEIVSELGETLRQTPLGVALTGDTTGFTGPERSIGFRWFTLPATRARYAPEEHAHLSRMFASGLREIATLRGPGSRAAQYAGLLLERSEEFRTLWRTHEVGVGPEKVKRFLHPEVGLLELHCQSLLDTDQSHRLLVYTATPGSESHEKLRLLSVIGTQAVG, encoded by the coding sequence ATGGAGATCGACCGGGCCGGACTGGCGGCCTTTCTACGGCGCCGGCGGGAGCTGTTGCAGCCCGAGGACGTCGGACTCCCGCGGGGGTCCCGCCGCAGGACCAGCGGGCTGCGGCGGGAGGAGGTGGCCGCGCTGTGCCACATGTCGACCGACTACTACGCGCGGCTGGAGCGCGAGCGCGGCCCGCAGCCCTCCGCGCAGATGGCCGCCTCGATCGCGCAGGGGCTGCACCTCTCCCTGGACGAGCGCGACCACCTGTTCCGGCTGGCCGGGCACAACCCGCCCGTGCGCGGCTCGGCCGGCGCGCATGTCGGCCCCGGACTGCTGCGCATCCTCGACCGGCTGGCCGACACCCCCGCCGAAATCGTCAGCGAACTCGGGGAGACCCTGCGCCAGACCCCGCTCGGGGTGGCCCTGACCGGCGACACCACCGGGTTCACCGGTCCCGAGCGGAGCATCGGCTTCCGGTGGTTCACCCTGCCGGCCACCCGCGCGCGGTACGCACCGGAGGAACACGCCCATCTCTCGCGCATGTTCGCCTCCGGACTGCGGGAGATCGCCACCCTGCGGGGCCCGGGCTCGCGGGCGGCCCAGTACGCCGGCCTCCTCCTGGAACGCAGCGAGGAGTTCCGCACCCTGTGGCGGACGCACGAGGTGGGCGTCGGCCCCGAGAAGGTCAAGCGCTTCCTCCACCCCGAGGTCGGGCTCCTGGAGCTGCACTGCCAGTCACTCCTCGACACCGACCAGTCGCACCGCCTGCTCGTCTACACCGCCACGCCCGGCTCCGAGAGCCACGAGAAGCTGCGTCTGCTCTCCGTCATCGGCACGCAGGCGGTCGGCTGA
- a CDS encoding Rrf2 family transcriptional regulator: MARSTNTQFAVAVHVLTYLAGVTEGHAVSSEELSKSANVNPVYVRRVLGPLREAALVRSRPGVRGGWELAADPSVITLEQVWSLLQGADPVLGLHGPDPDCATGRHVQRSLTALDRTVADAVAATLRRFTVRDVLTGALGDLRPLLGG; this comes from the coding sequence ATGGCCCGATCCACCAACACCCAGTTCGCCGTCGCCGTCCATGTGCTGACGTACCTGGCGGGCGTCACCGAAGGGCACGCGGTGAGCTCCGAGGAGCTCTCCAAGAGCGCCAACGTCAACCCCGTCTATGTGCGCCGCGTCCTCGGTCCGCTGCGCGAGGCCGCGCTCGTGCGCTCGCGCCCCGGCGTCCGTGGAGGCTGGGAACTGGCGGCGGACCCCTCCGTGATCACTCTTGAACAGGTCTGGTCGCTGCTCCAGGGCGCCGACCCGGTGCTCGGGCTGCACGGGCCGGACCCGGACTGCGCCACCGGCCGCCATGTGCAGCGGAGCCTGACCGCGCTCGACCGGACGGTCGCCGACGCGGTGGCGGCCACGCTGCGCCGCTTCACCGTCCGCGACGTCCTCACGGGCGCGCTGGGGGACTTGCGGCCACTGCTCGGCGGCTGA
- a CDS encoding MBL fold metallo-hydrolase, whose protein sequence is MTTHTANDTLRLRRLGWAGVEVRLGDTRVLIDPLENVEPLEPVLGKPKRPLPPVEASAGTHTLITHLHPDHYDRELITRLAAYGTVGCHAPLAPALAEDGVEATPQELGRPRRIGPLTVTPVASLDWRGTDSDQVAWVVEGAGARIIHCGDTMWHGNWWQIARDHGPFDVAFLPVNGVIAKFEGYEVDVPVTLTPEQAVEAAAALGATAACAIHYELFDNPPTYVEQPAIAERFARAAAKRGLTAHLSGDGETVPLTTGPRQEAGVAETTA, encoded by the coding sequence GTGACCACGCACACCGCCAACGACACACTCCGTCTGCGCCGCCTGGGCTGGGCGGGGGTGGAGGTCCGACTGGGCGACACCAGGGTGCTGATCGACCCGCTGGAGAACGTCGAGCCGCTGGAGCCCGTGCTCGGGAAGCCCAAGCGGCCGCTGCCCCCCGTCGAGGCGTCCGCCGGAACCCACACCCTGATCACCCATCTGCACCCCGACCACTACGACCGCGAGCTGATCACGCGCCTCGCCGCGTACGGCACCGTCGGGTGCCACGCGCCGCTCGCGCCGGCGCTGGCGGAGGACGGCGTCGAGGCCACCCCGCAGGAACTGGGCCGGCCGCGCCGCATCGGCCCGCTGACGGTGACGCCCGTCGCCTCGCTGGACTGGCGGGGCACCGACTCCGACCAGGTGGCCTGGGTCGTGGAGGGCGCCGGTGCCCGGATCATCCACTGCGGGGACACCATGTGGCACGGCAACTGGTGGCAGATCGCCCGCGATCACGGTCCCTTCGACGTCGCCTTCCTGCCGGTCAACGGCGTCATCGCGAAGTTCGAGGGGTACGAGGTGGACGTGCCCGTCACCCTGACGCCCGAGCAGGCCGTCGAGGCCGCGGCGGCTCTCGGCGCCACCGCCGCCTGCGCCATCCACTACGAACTGTTCGACAACCCGCCCACCTACGTCGAACAGCCCGCCATCGCCGAGCGCTTCGCCCGCGCCGCCGCGAAGCGCGGCCTCACGGCCCACCTGAGCGGCGACGGCGAGACCGTACCGCTGACCACGGGGCCCCGGCAGGAGGCCGGGGTCGCGGAGACGACGGCCTGA
- the selD gene encoding selenide, water dikinase SelD — MTTTRETPVRLTQFAHGGGCACKIPPGELEDMLGGLSVPLPAGTPLLVGAATGDDAAVVLLPTPGGGPAQAMVSTADFFTPVVDDPYDWGRVAAANALSDVYAMGGRPVLAVNLLAWPRDLLPLDLAREVLRGGLETAAEAGCHVGGGHSVDDPEPKYGMAVTGLADPARLLRNDAGRPGQPLSLTKPLGLGVLNNRHKATGERFAQAVATMTALNREASEAALAAGAACATDVTGFGLLGHLHKLARASGVSAVLDTAAVPYLDGAREAVRDGYVSGGTRRNLDWVAPFTDFGGTDADTRLLLADAQTSGGLLVAGEIPGAPVIGELIPRGPHSIVLK, encoded by the coding sequence ATGACCACCACCCGCGAAACCCCCGTACGGCTCACCCAGTTCGCCCACGGCGGCGGCTGCGCCTGCAAGATCCCGCCCGGTGAACTGGAGGACATGCTCGGCGGGTTGTCCGTGCCGCTTCCGGCCGGCACGCCCCTGCTGGTCGGTGCGGCCACCGGGGACGACGCCGCCGTCGTCCTCCTCCCCACGCCCGGCGGCGGGCCCGCGCAGGCGATGGTGTCCACCGCCGACTTCTTCACCCCGGTAGTCGACGACCCCTACGACTGGGGGCGCGTCGCCGCGGCCAACGCCCTGTCCGACGTGTACGCCATGGGCGGCCGTCCCGTCCTCGCCGTCAACCTCCTGGCCTGGCCGCGCGACCTGCTCCCGCTCGACCTGGCCCGCGAGGTGCTGCGCGGCGGTCTGGAGACCGCCGCGGAGGCCGGGTGCCATGTCGGGGGCGGGCACAGTGTGGACGATCCCGAACCCAAGTACGGGATGGCCGTCACCGGGCTCGCCGACCCGGCGCGGCTGCTGCGCAACGACGCCGGCCGGCCCGGCCAGCCCCTCTCCCTCACCAAGCCCCTCGGCCTCGGTGTACTGAACAACCGGCACAAGGCCACCGGCGAGCGGTTCGCGCAGGCCGTGGCCACCATGACGGCCCTCAACCGGGAGGCGTCCGAGGCGGCCCTGGCCGCCGGGGCGGCCTGCGCCACGGACGTCACCGGGTTCGGGCTCCTCGGCCATCTGCACAAACTCGCGCGGGCGTCCGGCGTGAGCGCGGTGCTCGACACCGCCGCCGTGCCCTACCTGGACGGGGCACGCGAGGCCGTCCGGGACGGCTACGTCAGCGGCGGCACCCGGCGGAACCTGGACTGGGTGGCGCCGTTCACCGACTTCGGGGGGACGGACGCCGACACCCGGCTGCTGCTGGCCGACGCCCAGACCTCCGGCGGCCTGCTCGTCGCCGGGGAGATCCCGGGCGCCCCCGTGATCGGCGAACTGATCCCGCGCGGGCCCCACTCGATCGTCCTGAAGTGA
- a CDS encoding NADP-dependent oxidoreductase, producing MQAQSEHTPTGDSRAVRLEAFGGPGVLDVREVPAPQAGPGQIRVRVTAAGLNPMDWIMTADADTAARFGLTLPAGFGTDYAGVVDQVGAGVTGFAPGDRVFGGALSRAVADFVVVDPAGDTAANEAHHTPAGVDDRTAATLTIAGRTAAAALAAVGPGPGDTVLIGGAGGGVGVFAVQLARIAGARVIGTGSAASADYLRELGAEPVAYGEGLADRVRALAPGGIAAAVDLHGVETVHVARELGVPDSRICTIAAQVDGVAAANGANAAPGALEEIAGLVAAGRLWVPVAATFPIEEIRRAAELQAGRHVRGKVVIDLATA from the coding sequence ATGCAGGCACAGAGTGAGCACACGCCCACGGGCGACAGCAGGGCGGTCCGGCTGGAGGCGTTCGGCGGCCCCGGCGTACTGGACGTCCGCGAGGTTCCCGCGCCGCAGGCCGGTCCGGGACAGATCCGGGTGCGGGTCACCGCGGCCGGACTGAACCCGATGGACTGGATCATGACCGCCGACGCGGACACCGCCGCCCGGTTCGGCCTGACCCTGCCGGCCGGGTTCGGGACCGACTACGCGGGCGTGGTCGACCAGGTCGGTGCCGGCGTGACGGGTTTCGCCCCCGGTGACCGGGTGTTCGGGGGCGCGCTGTCCCGCGCGGTCGCCGACTTCGTCGTCGTCGACCCGGCCGGGGACACCGCGGCGAACGAGGCCCACCACACGCCCGCAGGCGTCGACGACCGCACCGCCGCCACCCTCACCATCGCGGGGCGCACGGCGGCCGCCGCCCTCGCCGCGGTCGGCCCCGGCCCGGGCGACACGGTGCTGATCGGCGGCGCCGGGGGCGGGGTCGGGGTGTTCGCCGTCCAGCTGGCCCGGATCGCGGGAGCGCGCGTGATCGGGACGGGATCGGCGGCCTCGGCCGACTACCTGCGCGAGCTCGGAGCCGAGCCGGTCGCCTACGGCGAGGGCCTGGCCGACCGGGTCCGCGCCCTCGCCCCCGGCGGCATCGCCGCCGCCGTCGACCTGCACGGGGTGGAGACCGTGCACGTCGCGCGGGAGCTCGGCGTCCCCGACAGCCGCATCTGCACCATCGCCGCACAGGTCGACGGCGTGGCGGCGGCCAACGGGGCGAACGCGGCGCCCGGCGCCCTGGAGGAGATCGCCGGCCTGGTCGCGGCGGGCCGGCTGTGGGTGCCCGTCGCGGCCACCTTCCCGATCGAGGAGATCCGCCGCGCGGCCGAACTCCAGGCCGGCCGGCACGTACGGGGAAAGGTCGTCATCGACCTCGCCACCGCCTGA
- a CDS encoding NADP-dependent oxidoreductase codes for MRVITQHTLGAPEVLTVVDAPEPRPLPTEVLVRVRAIGLNPLEARLRAGEFPLLGRPPFVLGWDISGVVEDAPGTWRFRPGDEVFGMPLFPRAANGYAELVAAPALHLVRRPAALSHVEAAALPIVGLTAWQGLVDLAGVGEGDRVLVHGGGGGVGHVAIQIAKALGAHVITTASAGKREFVEGLGADEVIDYTSADFAGAVRDVDVVLDTIGGDTAERSLKVLRPGGHLVTAVAEEDTGLIAAYEAAGLRFSGIAVDPDPVALRGLVGLVEEGGLRVHVQETFPFERVADAHRLLDDGHLQGKLALTL; via the coding sequence ATGCGAGTCATCACCCAGCACACGCTCGGCGCTCCCGAGGTGCTCACCGTCGTGGACGCGCCCGAGCCCCGGCCGCTGCCGACGGAGGTCCTCGTCCGGGTCCGGGCGATCGGGCTGAACCCGCTGGAGGCGCGGCTGCGCGCCGGCGAGTTCCCGCTGCTCGGCCGGCCCCCGTTCGTCCTCGGCTGGGACATCAGCGGCGTGGTCGAGGACGCGCCGGGGACCTGGCGGTTCCGGCCCGGCGACGAGGTGTTCGGGATGCCGCTCTTCCCGCGGGCGGCCAACGGATACGCCGAGCTCGTGGCGGCGCCCGCGTTGCACCTCGTCCGCAGGCCTGCCGCGCTCTCGCACGTCGAGGCGGCGGCACTGCCGATCGTCGGGCTGACGGCGTGGCAGGGCCTGGTCGATCTCGCCGGAGTGGGCGAGGGGGACCGTGTGCTCGTCCACGGCGGCGGGGGCGGGGTCGGCCATGTGGCGATCCAGATCGCCAAGGCGCTCGGCGCGCACGTGATCACCACGGCGAGCGCCGGCAAGCGGGAGTTCGTCGAAGGGCTCGGCGCCGACGAGGTGATCGACTACACGAGTGCCGACTTCGCCGGGGCGGTCCGCGACGTCGACGTCGTGCTCGACACCATCGGCGGCGACACCGCCGAGCGGTCGCTGAAGGTGCTGCGCCCGGGCGGCCATCTGGTGACGGCGGTCGCCGAGGAGGACACGGGGCTCATCGCCGCGTACGAAGCGGCCGGTCTGCGCTTCAGCGGCATCGCGGTCGACCCGGATCCGGTCGCCCTGCGAGGTCTCGTCGGCCTCGTCGAAGAGGGCGGGCTCCGGGTGCACGTCCAGGAGACGTTCCCGTTCGAGCGCGTCGCCGACGCACACCGGCTGCTCGACGACGGCCACCTCCAGGGCAAGCTCGCCCTCACCCTGTGA
- a CDS encoding winged helix-turn-helix transcriptional regulator, translating into MSGFGRGDVFLADCPARLAVELIADKWTVVVLYGLKQGPVRHGELIELIGGISRKVLTQTLRRLQAHGLIRRHAYAEVPPRVEYELTPLGATLIEPIHMLTEWARANGEAVLDALDAAPEA; encoded by the coding sequence ATGAGCGGATTCGGTCGCGGTGACGTCTTCCTCGCCGACTGCCCGGCACGCCTCGCGGTCGAACTGATCGCCGACAAGTGGACGGTGGTCGTGCTCTACGGACTCAAGCAGGGTCCGGTGCGTCACGGCGAGCTGATCGAACTGATCGGCGGCATCTCCCGCAAGGTCCTCACCCAGACCCTCCGGCGGCTCCAGGCGCACGGCCTCATCCGCCGCCACGCCTACGCCGAGGTGCCGCCCCGCGTCGAGTACGAACTCACCCCCCTCGGGGCGACGTTGATCGAGCCGATCCATATGCTGACCGAGTGGGCGCGCGCGAACGGCGAGGCGGTCCTCGACGCCCTCGACGCGGCCCCCGAGGCGTAA
- a CDS encoding SDR family oxidoreductase, which translates to MPRTDFDLTVPDLSGKRAVVTGASDGIGLGLATRLAAAGAEVLLPVRNPRKGQAALDAIRARVPGADVSLRTLDLSSLTSVRALGETLLAEDRPIHLLVNNAGVMTPPERQTTADGFELQFGTNHLGHFALVARLLPLLRAGRARVTSQISVAANQYAINWEDLNWERSYSGGRAYSQSKIAFGLFGLELDRRSAAGDWGITSNLSHPGVAPTSLLAARPELGRAKDTVGVRVIRALSARGILLGTVRTAQLPALYAATSPDAERGAFYGPSGPGHLGGPPAPQKLYSRLRSADEASRVWARSEELTGVRCG; encoded by the coding sequence ATGCCACGAACCGACTTCGATCTCACCGTCCCCGATCTGTCCGGCAAGCGCGCCGTCGTCACCGGCGCGAGCGACGGCATCGGACTCGGCCTCGCGACCCGCCTCGCGGCGGCCGGCGCGGAGGTGCTGCTGCCGGTCCGCAACCCGCGCAAGGGTCAGGCGGCGCTCGACGCGATCCGCGCGCGGGTCCCCGGCGCGGACGTGTCCCTGCGCACGCTGGACCTGTCCTCCCTGACGTCCGTCCGGGCGCTGGGCGAGACCCTGCTGGCGGAGGACCGTCCGATCCACCTGCTCGTCAACAACGCCGGCGTCATGACACCGCCCGAGCGGCAGACGACCGCGGACGGGTTCGAGCTGCAGTTCGGCACCAACCACCTCGGCCACTTCGCCCTCGTCGCCCGCCTGCTGCCACTGCTGCGGGCCGGCCGCGCCCGCGTGACCTCGCAGATCAGCGTCGCGGCGAACCAGTACGCCATCAACTGGGAGGACCTGAACTGGGAACGCTCCTACAGCGGCGGGCGCGCCTACAGCCAGTCGAAGATCGCGTTCGGGCTGTTCGGACTGGAACTGGACCGGCGCAGCGCGGCCGGTGACTGGGGCATCACCAGCAATCTGTCCCATCCGGGCGTCGCGCCCACCAGCCTCCTGGCCGCCCGCCCCGAACTGGGCCGCGCCAAGGACACCGTGGGCGTACGCGTCATCCGGGCGCTGTCCGCCCGCGGCATCCTCCTCGGCACGGTCCGCACCGCACAGCTCCCCGCGCTGTACGCCGCCACCTCGCCCGACGCGGAACGCGGAGCGTTCTACGGCCCCAGCGGCCCCGGCCACCTGGGCGGGCCGCCCGCGCCGCAGAAGCTCTACAGCCGGCTGCGGAGCGCGGACGAGGCCAGCCGGGTCTGGGCACGCTCCGAGGAGCTGACCGGGGTGCGCTGCGGGTGA
- a CDS encoding TetR/AcrR family transcriptional regulator: MSDSNRNGARSTSSGGVVRTPRADAVRNRDQLLAVATRVFMSADAEPSMRAIAREAGVGIATLYRHFPTRESLVDAVYQDQVARLTTGARELLGELPPAAAMRRWMDLFGDWIAAKNGMLDTLLAMIESGEITHGQTRTELLTAVTTILDAGRAAGDLRPDVTAEDVAASLIGIFTVTPRPGREAMAARLLNLLMDGLRPTARPSSLEP, translated from the coding sequence ATGAGTGACAGTAACAGAAACGGAGCGCGTTCCACTTCCTCCGGGGGGGTGGTGCGCACCCCGCGGGCGGACGCGGTCCGTAATCGCGACCAGCTGCTCGCGGTGGCCACCCGCGTCTTCATGTCGGCCGACGCCGAGCCGTCGATGCGCGCGATAGCCCGCGAGGCCGGGGTCGGCATCGCCACGCTCTACCGGCACTTCCCGACCCGCGAGTCACTGGTCGACGCGGTCTACCAGGACCAGGTCGCACGGCTGACGACCGGCGCCCGCGAACTGCTCGGCGAGCTTCCCCCGGCGGCGGCGATGCGGCGCTGGATGGATCTGTTCGGGGACTGGATCGCCGCGAAGAACGGCATGCTCGACACGCTCCTCGCCATGATCGAGTCGGGCGAGATCACCCATGGGCAGACCCGGACCGAGCTGCTGACCGCCGTCACCACGATCCTCGACGCGGGCCGCGCGGCGGGCGACCTCCGCCCCGACGTCACCGCCGAGGACGTCGCCGCCTCGCTCATCGGCATCTTCACCGTGACCCCCCGCCCCGGCCGCGAGGCCATGGCCGCCCGCCTCCTGAACCTCCTGATGGACGGCCTCCGCCCCACCGCGCGGCCGAGCTCCCTCGAACCGTAG